One genomic window of Candidatus Kuenenia stuttgartiensis includes the following:
- the rsmD gene encoding 16S rRNA (guanine(966)-N(2))-methyltransferase RsmD produces MRVIAGSAKGILLCSPKGNKTRPIPDNVKESLFNILAEIIPDSRVLDLYAGTGAVGIEALSRGAKSCLFVENGTFAIQSIKKNISATKLLNKSVTVRCDVLKTIPFLEQNTDGIDIVFACPPYPLADNSSYREKLLMLLSILFEKDIVCPGGIVVFQHRKITLEIPPGASFLKLYDTRSYRETQISFFEKKITVGNMS; encoded by the coding sequence GTGCGTGTAATTGCGGGAAGTGCAAAGGGTATTTTGCTTTGTTCTCCTAAGGGGAACAAAACAAGGCCAATACCGGATAATGTGAAAGAATCACTGTTTAACATATTGGCGGAGATCATCCCGGACAGTCGTGTGCTGGATTTATATGCCGGTACGGGGGCTGTTGGAATAGAGGCATTAAGCAGGGGTGCTAAATCATGTTTGTTTGTGGAGAATGGCACGTTTGCAATCCAGTCGATAAAAAAAAACATCAGCGCAACAAAACTGCTTAACAAGTCGGTAACCGTAAGATGTGATGTGCTTAAAACCATCCCCTTTCTGGAGCAGAATACCGACGGGATTGATATTGTTTTTGCCTGTCCGCCATACCCCCTCGCCGACAACAGTTCTTATAGAGAAAAATTGCTGATGCTCTTGTCAATATTATTCGAAAAAGACATTGTGTGTCCGGGAGGAATTGTTGTGTTTCAACATAGAAAGATAACGCTGGAGATACCTCCAGGTGCTTCGTTTTTAAAGTTGTACGATACTAGAAGTTATAGAGAAACACAAATATCTTTTTTCGAAAAAAAAATCACAGTGGGAAACATGTCATGA
- the prfB gene encoding peptide chain release factor 2 (programmed frameshift), with product MTENIRKDLPNLRERLINIKDSLDVVSKEKELIELENKLSFPGFWENKDKAQQIINKLKTLKGIVLPLQELQKTYEEIEFLVDLMDEESDERTTAEIVGDIALFTQKLEKLELHTMLGEAHDHCNAYLSIYAGAGGTESCDWVSMLFRMYSRWAEKNGHTLSLIDSLAGEEAGLKRITVLIEGEYVYGHLKSEIGVHRLVRISPFDSNARRHTSFAAVDVLPEIEEEEEIEINDNELQVDTYRSSGAGGQHVNKTSSAVRITHLPTGIVIACQSERSQHQNRRRAINMLKAKIYQIKEKEKERELSAAYDEKGEIAWGNQIRSYVLQPYSLVKDLRTGKESGNTQAMLDGEIEGFIEAYLKWKMAKSNLLTKTRNYDNVKT from the exons ATGACCGAAAATATCAGAAAAGATCTCCCTAACCTTCGTGAACGTCTCATTAACATAAAGGACTCTCTT GATGTAGTAAGCAAAGAAAAGGAGCTAATCGAACTTGAAAACAAACTATCTTTTCCGGGATTTTGGGAAAACAAAGATAAGGCGCAGCAGATTATTAATAAATTAAAAACTCTCAAAGGAATTGTTTTGCCTCTGCAGGAATTACAAAAAACTTACGAAGAGATAGAATTTCTGGTTGACCTTATGGACGAAGAAAGCGATGAAAGAACAACAGCGGAGATAGTTGGGGATATTGCATTATTTACACAAAAACTTGAAAAACTCGAGCTACATACAATGCTTGGCGAAGCCCATGACCATTGCAATGCTTACCTGAGTATTTACGCCGGGGCCGGAGGAACAGAATCATGTGATTGGGTTTCAATGCTTTTTCGTATGTATTCACGCTGGGCAGAAAAAAATGGTCACACACTCTCTCTCATTGATTCACTCGCGGGGGAAGAAGCCGGATTAAAAAGAATTACCGTTCTCATCGAAGGCGAATATGTTTATGGGCATTTAAAATCTGAAATTGGTGTACACCGTTTAGTAAGAATTTCTCCATTTGATTCCAATGCCAGAAGACATACTTCGTTTGCTGCTGTTGATGTACTGCCGGAAATAGAAGAGGAAGAGGAAATAGAAATAAACGACAATGAATTACAGGTAGATACATACCGTTCATCAGGGGCGGGTGGGCAGCATGTAAATAAAACATCTTCTGCGGTTCGTATTACTCATTTGCCTACCGGAATTGTAATAGCATGCCAAAGTGAACGCTCACAGCATCAAAACCGAAGACGAGCAATCAACATGTTAAAAGCAAAGATATATCAAATAAAGGAGAAAGAAAAGGAAAGGGAATTATCTGCAGCCTATGACGAAAAAGGTGAAATCGCCTGGGGAAACCAGATACGATCATATGTATTACAACCGTACTCGCTCGTTAAAGATTTAAGAACTGGCAAGGAAAGTGGTAATACACAGGCAATGTTAGATGGTGAAATAGAGGGGTTTATTGAAGCTTATTTAAAATGGAAAATGGCAAAATCAAATTTATTAACAAAAACGAGGAATTATGACAACGTTAAAACATGA
- the glyA gene encoding serine hydroxymethyltransferase, protein MTTLKHDDPEVWNAIQEEAKRQQETIDLIASENICSLAVQEAQGSLMTNKYAEGYVNKRWYAGCANVDTVEHLAVQRAKQIFGAEHANVQPNAGSQANMAVCFAVLKPGDRVLGMDLSHGGHLTHGFKKNFSGMMYEISHYGVKRETGCIDYDELRNIALAFKPKLIIAGASAYPRIIDFKKFRAVADEVGAYFMADIAHIAGLIAAGVHPSPVPFADFVTTTTHKTLRGPRGGLILCKSKYAKQIDAMVFPGIQGGPFMHSIAAKAVAFKEAMSEEFKKCQQQTVKNAQAMANEFVKKGYDIVSGGTDNHLFLVDLRNKNITGKEAQILLETVNIVLNRNTVPYDERGANEPSGIRIGTPTIASRGMDEKDSVKIAECIDKILSRPHNDQAKRDVKNIVKDLCAAYPLHESGACPSTK, encoded by the coding sequence ATGACAACGTTAAAACATGACGACCCGGAAGTCTGGAATGCCATACAGGAAGAAGCAAAAAGGCAACAGGAAACAATTGATTTAATCGCATCAGAAAATATATGCAGCCTTGCCGTACAAGAAGCACAAGGCTCTCTCATGACCAACAAATATGCTGAGGGATATGTTAACAAACGATGGTATGCAGGATGTGCGAATGTAGATACCGTAGAGCATTTGGCCGTGCAAAGGGCAAAGCAGATATTTGGCGCTGAACATGCTAATGTACAGCCAAATGCAGGTTCGCAGGCAAATATGGCGGTATGTTTTGCCGTACTAAAGCCGGGAGACCGGGTACTGGGCATGGATCTCTCACATGGCGGACACTTAACTCACGGCTTTAAAAAGAATTTTTCCGGGATGATGTACGAAATATCCCACTATGGTGTAAAAAGAGAAACCGGCTGCATAGATTATGATGAGTTGCGCAACATCGCTCTTGCATTTAAGCCAAAACTCATTATTGCCGGGGCAAGCGCTTATCCGCGAATTATTGACTTTAAAAAATTCAGGGCTGTTGCAGATGAAGTCGGCGCTTATTTTATGGCAGATATCGCGCATATCGCAGGCCTGATTGCGGCAGGCGTTCATCCTTCTCCGGTTCCTTTTGCCGATTTTGTTACCACAACAACCCACAAAACATTACGCGGGCCTAGAGGAGGTCTTATTTTGTGCAAATCCAAATATGCAAAACAGATTGACGCAATGGTGTTTCCCGGAATCCAGGGAGGCCCTTTTATGCATAGTATCGCTGCAAAGGCAGTAGCCTTTAAGGAAGCGATGTCTGAAGAATTTAAAAAATGCCAGCAACAAACAGTTAAAAATGCACAAGCCATGGCCAATGAATTTGTTAAAAAGGGATACGACATAGTTTCCGGCGGTACGGATAATCACTTATTTCTCGTTGATTTACGCAACAAGAATATCACCGGCAAAGAAGCGCAAATACTGCTTGAAACTGTTAATATAGTACTGAACAGAAACACTGTTCCTTATGATGAAAGAGGCGCAAATGAACCGAGCGGTATTCGTATCGGAACGCCGACAATTGCTTCCAGAGGAATGGATGAAAAGGATTCGGTAAAGATTGCGGAATGCATTGACAAAATTTTATCCCGTCCACACAATGACCAGGCAAAAAGGGATGTTAAAAACATAGTAAAAGATTTATGCGCTGCTTATCCATTGCACGAATCAGGTGCTTGCCCGTCTACAAAATAA
- a CDS encoding NAD(P)H-dependent glycerol-3-phosphate dehydrogenase: MTQNFSAKNITVIGNGGWGTALAILLYNKGNKIGLWGHDKSYTDYLNEKRENTKYLKGIIIPPDIAITSEITATLMDTQFILSATPTPYLRSVLLKFKEVFVNKTPIISITKGIENETLMRPSEIIRDVLGDPPVSLLLGPSHAEEVAHGLPTTIVASSNDLSLAQTVQELFTTDRFRVYTNTDIIGVEIGAALKNVIAIAAGICDGLSLGDTTKAALITRGLAEISRLGTAMGAKKITFSGLSGLGDLITTCISPYGRNRWVGEQIGKGKMLEEILRDMKQIAEGVWTTKSVIELSKKYRIEMPITHEIYSVLFSGKKPLEALNNLMLRTPKSEIEEIY, translated from the coding sequence ATGACTCAAAACTTTAGTGCAAAAAATATTACTGTCATTGGAAATGGTGGCTGGGGAACTGCTCTCGCCATTTTATTATACAATAAAGGCAATAAAATCGGTCTTTGGGGACATGACAAGTCTTACACTGATTATTTAAACGAAAAAAGGGAAAACACAAAATATTTAAAAGGCATTATCATCCCACCGGATATTGCTATTACTTCTGAAATTACCGCCACATTAATGGATACGCAATTTATTCTATCCGCGACTCCCACTCCTTATTTGCGTTCAGTGCTGCTTAAATTTAAGGAGGTATTTGTCAATAAAACTCCCATCATTAGTATCACAAAAGGGATCGAAAACGAAACACTCATGCGGCCAAGCGAAATTATCCGCGATGTACTAGGAGACCCGCCGGTATCTTTGCTTTTGGGACCTAGTCATGCAGAAGAGGTTGCCCATGGCTTGCCAACTACTATTGTTGCATCTTCAAATGATTTATCTTTAGCACAAACCGTACAGGAACTTTTTACAACTGATCGGTTTAGGGTTTATACGAATACGGATATAATTGGTGTAGAAATAGGAGCTGCCCTGAAAAATGTGATTGCAATTGCCGCCGGCATATGCGACGGATTAAGTCTGGGAGACACTACAAAAGCGGCGCTAATCACCCGCGGTTTAGCGGAAATAAGCCGTCTTGGCACTGCTATGGGTGCAAAAAAAATAACCTTTTCAGGGCTTTCCGGACTGGGCGATTTAATAACTACCTGTATCAGCCCTTATGGAAGAAACAGATGGGTGGGAGAACAAATCGGCAAAGGAAAGATGTTGGAGGAAATATTACGTGATATGAAGCAAATTGCGGAAGGGGTGTGGACAACTAAATCGGTTATCGAACTTTCAAAGAAATACCGTATTGAAATGCCGATTACCCATGAAATTTATTCCGTGTTGTTCTCTGGGAAAAAACCATTGGAGGCGCTCAACAACCTAATGCTGCGCACCCCAAAATCAGAGATAGAAGAAATTTATTAA
- a CDS encoding carboxypeptidase regulatory-like domain-containing protein, with translation MKRILISGILAMMFAVSMPNVLKTLYAEEKAALSAEEAADALKKLEEAQQKLKRVVQNIPKIENGGSITGKVTCKRERTNENVVVFLEKVDNNDFPPPTEHAVVDQLNLTYVPRVVALQKGTVVDFPNSDAVRHNVFSPPTAALQFNLGTYPTGVIKEVKFDVLGETPLLCNVHAEMAGYVLSLANPYFAMTDKEGNYTINNIPPGKYTVKTWHEKLKELSQEVTVETGKTATIDFQLARRR, from the coding sequence ATGAAAAGAATTTTAATTTCTGGTATTCTTGCGATGATGTTTGCAGTATCAATGCCAAATGTATTGAAAACTCTCTATGCAGAAGAAAAAGCAGCTTTAAGTGCCGAGGAGGCAGCAGATGCCCTGAAGAAATTGGAAGAAGCGCAACAAAAATTGAAGAGGGTGGTTCAAAATATCCCAAAGATTGAGAACGGTGGTTCTATTACAGGGAAAGTAACATGTAAAAGGGAAAGGACAAATGAGAATGTCGTCGTTTTCCTTGAAAAAGTCGACAATAATGATTTCCCACCACCGACTGAACATGCGGTTGTTGATCAGCTTAACCTAACGTATGTGCCAAGGGTTGTGGCTTTGCAAAAGGGTACAGTAGTGGATTTCCCCAATAGTGATGCGGTTCGCCACAATGTCTTTTCTCCACCGACCGCGGCGTTACAGTTTAATCTGGGTACATACCCAACGGGCGTTATAAAAGAAGTGAAATTTGATGTTTTGGGAGAAACACCACTTCTTTGCAATGTGCACGCGGAAATGGCGGGTTATGTTCTTTCACTGGCAAATCCTTATTTCGCTATGACTGACAAGGAAGGGAATTATACCATCAATAATATTCCTCCCGGAAAATATACGGTGAAGACCTGGCATGAAAAACTCAAAGAATTATCACAAGAGGTCACGGTAGAGACAGGAAAAACTGCTACGATAGATTTCCAATTAGCCAGAAGAAGATAA
- a CDS encoding molybdopterin-dependent oxidoreductase, with protein MKLTRRAFLQVAGATGATLTLAKNAMAFRLLKPAVVVDNPLDTYPDRRWESVYRDQYQYDRTFTYCCSPNDTHACRIRAFVRNNVMMRVEQNYDHQNYSDLYGNKATRNWNPRMCLKGYTFHRRVYGPYRLRYPLIRKGWKRWADDGFPELTPENKTKYMFDNRGNDELLRASWDEAFTYASKGIIHITKKYSGPEGAQKLIDQGYPKEMVDRMQGAGTRTFKGRGGMGLLGVIGKYGMYRFNNCLAIVDAHNRGVGPDQALGGRNWSNYTWHGDQAPGHPFSHGLQTSDVDMNDVRFSKLLIQTGKNLIENKMPEAHWVTEVMERGGKIVVITPEYSPSAQKADYWIPIRNNTDTALFLGITKILIDNKWYDADYVKKFTDFPLLIRTDTLKRVSPKDIIPNYKLQDISDGPSYHIQGLKDEQREIIGDFVVWDAKSKGPKAITRDDVGETLVKKGIDPVLEGSFKLKTIDGKEIEVMTLLEMYKIHLRDYDIDSVVSMTNSPKDLIERLAKDIATIKPVAIHYGEGVNHYFHATLMNRSYYLPVMLTGNVGYFGSGSHTWAGNYKAGNFQASKWSGPGFYGWVAEDVFKPNLDPYASAKDLNIKGRALDEEVAYWNHSERPLIVNTPKYGRKVFTGKTHMPSPTKVLWFTNVNLINNAKHVYQMLKNVNPNIEQIMSTDIEITGSIEYADFAFPANSWVEFQEFEITNSCSNPFIQIWGKTGITPVYESKDDVKILAGMASKLGELLRDKRFEDNWKFAIEGRASVYINRLLDGSTTMKGYTCEDILNGKYGEPGVAMLLFRTYPRHPFWEQVHESLPFYTPTGRLQAYNDEPEIIEYGENFIVHREGPEATPYLPNAIVSTNPYIRPDDYGIPENAEYWEDRTVRNIKKSWEETKKTKNFLWEKGYHFYCVTPKSRHTVHSQWAVTDWNFIWNNNFGDPYRMDKRMPGVGEHQIHIHPQAARDLGIEDGDYVYVDANPADRPYEGWKPNDSFYKVSRLMLRAKYNPAYPYNCTMMKHSAWISSDKTVQAHETRPDGRALSPSGYQSSFRYGSQQSITRDWSMPMHQLDSLFHKAKIGMKFIFGFEADNHCINTVPKETLVKITKAENGGMGGKGVWDPVKTGYTAGNENDFMKKFLNGELIKVDA; from the coding sequence ATGAAGCTAACTAGGAGGGCTTTCCTACAGGTAGCCGGTGCAACCGGAGCGACCCTGACGCTTGCTAAGAATGCAATGGCGTTCAGGTTGCTAAAGCCTGCAGTCGTGGTAGATAATCCTTTAGATACCTATCCCGACCGAAGATGGGAAAGTGTATACAGAGATCAGTATCAGTATGACCGTACATTTACTTATTGTTGTTCTCCGAATGACACACATGCATGCAGAATACGAGCATTTGTTAGAAACAATGTAATGATGAGGGTTGAACAAAACTATGACCACCAGAATTATAGCGATTTGTATGGAAACAAGGCGACAAGGAACTGGAATCCGAGGATGTGTTTAAAGGGGTACACGTTTCATAGGCGAGTTTACGGTCCATACCGGCTTAGATACCCTTTGATTCGAAAAGGGTGGAAGCGATGGGCGGATGACGGTTTTCCGGAACTGACGCCGGAGAACAAGACGAAGTATATGTTTGACAACAGGGGCAATGATGAATTATTAAGGGCATCTTGGGATGAAGCCTTTACCTATGCGTCAAAGGGCATAATCCATATTACGAAAAAATACAGCGGCCCGGAAGGCGCGCAAAAACTTATTGACCAGGGGTATCCAAAGGAGATGGTTGACAGGATGCAGGGCGCCGGCACACGTACATTCAAAGGACGTGGTGGCATGGGTCTTCTTGGGGTAATTGGAAAATATGGAATGTATCGGTTTAATAATTGCCTTGCCATTGTAGATGCACATAACCGGGGCGTTGGTCCTGACCAGGCATTAGGCGGCAGAAACTGGTCGAACTATACATGGCATGGTGACCAGGCTCCAGGACATCCTTTTTCTCACGGCCTGCAGACTTCGGATGTTGATATGAACGACGTCCGCTTTTCAAAGTTGTTGATCCAAACAGGAAAGAACTTAATAGAAAACAAGATGCCGGAAGCACATTGGGTCACAGAGGTAATGGAGAGGGGTGGAAAGATTGTTGTTATTACCCCTGAGTATAGTCCTTCAGCTCAAAAGGCGGATTACTGGATTCCTATTCGGAACAACACCGATACTGCGCTGTTCCTCGGTATTACAAAAATACTTATTGACAACAAATGGTATGATGCCGATTATGTAAAGAAGTTTACCGACTTCCCGTTGCTGATAAGGACTGATACTTTAAAGAGGGTTTCTCCAAAAGATATTATTCCGAATTACAAATTACAGGATATTTCCGATGGACCGAGTTATCATATTCAAGGTCTGAAGGATGAACAAAGGGAGATAATCGGAGATTTTGTTGTCTGGGATGCAAAATCAAAAGGTCCAAAAGCTATAACACGGGACGATGTTGGTGAGACGTTGGTTAAAAAAGGTATAGATCCTGTTTTGGAAGGTTCGTTTAAGTTGAAAACCATCGATGGAAAAGAAATCGAGGTAATGACGCTGCTCGAAATGTATAAGATACATCTTCGGGATTATGATATTGATTCTGTGGTTAGCATGACCAATTCTCCTAAAGATCTGATCGAAAGGCTGGCGAAAGACATTGCCACGATAAAACCTGTTGCAATCCATTACGGGGAAGGTGTAAATCACTATTTCCATGCAACGTTGATGAACAGGTCTTACTATTTACCGGTAATGTTAACGGGCAATGTTGGATACTTTGGGTCTGGTTCACATACGTGGGCAGGAAATTATAAAGCTGGCAACTTTCAGGCTTCTAAATGGAGTGGCCCAGGGTTTTATGGGTGGGTAGCGGAAGATGTGTTTAAACCAAATTTAGACCCATATGCATCTGCGAAAGATTTAAATATTAAAGGGCGTGCCCTGGATGAAGAAGTTGCCTATTGGAATCACAGTGAAAGGCCTTTGATTGTGAATACTCCAAAATATGGGCGTAAGGTGTTTACCGGAAAAACGCACATGCCTTCGCCAACTAAGGTTCTCTGGTTTACCAACGTAAATCTTATCAATAATGCGAAGCATGTCTATCAAATGTTGAAGAATGTTAATCCAAACATTGAACAGATTATGTCAACCGATATTGAGATAACAGGTTCGATAGAATACGCGGACTTTGCGTTTCCGGCAAATTCATGGGTTGAATTCCAGGAATTTGAAATCACCAATTCCTGTTCAAATCCTTTTATTCAAATATGGGGGAAAACGGGTATCACTCCTGTGTATGAATCAAAAGATGATGTGAAAATACTTGCGGGTATGGCGTCGAAATTGGGTGAATTGCTAAGAGATAAGAGATTTGAAGACAATTGGAAATTTGCCATTGAAGGAAGAGCGAGTGTGTATATCAACAGATTGCTCGATGGTAGCACGACCATGAAGGGATACACATGCGAGGATATATTGAACGGAAAGTATGGAGAACCGGGTGTGGCGATGCTGTTATTCCGGACATATCCGAGACATCCATTCTGGGAACAGGTACACGAGAGCTTGCCATTTTATACCCCAACTGGAAGGCTACAGGCTTATAATGATGAGCCTGAAATTATTGAATATGGAGAAAACTTTATTGTCCATCGCGAAGGACCTGAAGCTACGCCATATTTACCAAATGCGATTGTGAGTACGAATCCTTATATTCGGCCGGATGACTATGGCATCCCGGAAAATGCTGAATACTGGGAGGATAGGACTGTCAGGAATATCAAGAAATCATGGGAAGAGACAAAGAAGACTAAGAATTTCCTGTGGGAAAAAGGGTATCACTTCTACTGCGTGACTCCAAAATCAAGGCATACCGTGCATTCGCAGTGGGCAGTTACGGATTGGAACTTTATCTGGAACAATAACTTCGGAGATCCGTACAGGATGGATAAGAGAATGCCTGGTGTCGGTGAACATCAAATACATATTCATCCTCAGGCCGCAAGAGATTTAGGGATTGAGGACGGAGACTATGTTTATGTTGATGCAAACCCTGCCGACAGACCATATGAAGGATGGAAGCCAAACGATTCTTTTTATAAGGTATCTAGGCTTATGTTGAGGGCGAAGTACAACCCTGCATACCCGTATAATTGTACGATGATGAAACATTCTGCCTGGATTTCTTCCGACAAAACGGTACAAGCGCATGAGACAAGACCGGATGGTAGGGCGTTGTCTCCGAGCGGTTATCAGTCCAGCTTCCGCTACGGTTCACAGCAGAGTATTACAAGAGATTGGTCGATGCCAATGCACCAGTTGGATAGCCTTTTCCATAAGGCTAAAATCGGGATGAAGTTTATTTTTGGTTTCGAAGCGGATAATCATTGTATTAATACCGTGCCAAAGGAAACATTGGTAAAGATCACAAAGGCTGAGAATGGTGGCATGGGAGGAAAAGGTGTTTGGGATCCTGTTAAAACCGGATACACTGCCGGCAATGAGAATGATTTCATGAAGAAGTTTTTGAATGGTGAATTAATAAAGGTTGATGCATAA
- a CDS encoding TorD/DmsD family molecular chaperone, with protein MNNSDLQETDQVAEVGNLLARSALYQVLSTCYLFPEEKKLSVLEGEDFNELVDKIKGCYTEGDSLTAMLESLKNVQEFYSTADIEKLQRIYNRIVGHTISKDCPLYEGQYGAAHVFQQVQDLADIQGFYRAFGLDISEEEKERCDHISVELEFLQFLLYKQAYAIENHGNEEAEICLDAQKKFLKEHAGKWIPLFALLFGRKSIDGFYFAISEVMKEFIKLEMDLLGVQTETFTESDLNQDVVAGAPDECLSCASSVDEMGDN; from the coding sequence GTGAATAATAGTGATCTACAGGAAACTGACCAAGTTGCAGAAGTCGGGAATTTGCTGGCGAGAAGTGCTTTGTATCAGGTATTGTCAACATGCTATCTATTTCCTGAAGAAAAAAAACTTTCCGTTTTAGAGGGCGAGGATTTTAATGAACTTGTGGATAAGATCAAAGGATGTTACACGGAAGGTGATAGTTTGACGGCGATGTTGGAATCTTTAAAAAATGTACAGGAGTTCTATAGTACAGCGGACATAGAAAAATTACAACGGATATATAATCGCATAGTTGGGCATACCATATCGAAGGATTGTCCTCTGTATGAGGGTCAATATGGTGCTGCTCATGTGTTTCAGCAGGTGCAGGATTTAGCGGACATACAAGGGTTTTACCGTGCGTTTGGTCTGGATATTTCTGAAGAAGAAAAAGAACGCTGTGATCATATCAGCGTGGAATTAGAGTTTCTGCAATTTCTTCTTTATAAACAAGCGTATGCAATAGAAAATCATGGAAATGAAGAGGCTGAAATTTGCCTGGATGCTCAGAAAAAATTTTTAAAAGAACATGCAGGTAAATGGATACCTCTTTTTGCCCTTCTTTTCGGGAGAAAATCTATAGACGGTTTTTATTTTGCCATTTCTGAAGTAATGAAGGAGTTTATAAAGTTAGAAATGGACTTGTTGGGCGTTCAGACCGAAACATTCACAGAGTCAGATCTAAATCAGGATGTTGTAGCAGGGGCTCCTGATGAATGTTTATCGTGCGCTTCTTCTGTTGACGAGATGGGAGATAATTGA
- a CDS encoding 4Fe-4S dicluster domain-containing protein, with protein MTLVHNWHLGRRMEYPYFESRPKHQFAAVFNINRCIACQTCTMACKSTWTFNKGQEFMWWNNVETKPYGGFPQSWDVKTLKLIDSPDNIWYTDDKDKETSQYGTGAPYGTYEGDTIFEVAKKKNINQWAVGYIPEDKEWRSPNFGEDTAKSSNQPGEYSTLPEHSRWFFYLQRICNHCTYPGCLAACPRKAIYKRKEDGIVLIDQKRCRGYRKCVEQCPYKKPMYRGLTRVSEKCIACYPRIEGRDSLTDGRPMETRCMSACVGQIRLQGFLDDNPKNPITWLIRHQKIALPLYPQFGTEPNIYYIPPRWAPRAYLRQMFGPGVDEAIEKFMVPSRELLAVMSLFRMTQTIVYEYKIEEGPKVFETEIHGKKFTMYNDTVIGFGEDGKEVVRTTVEEPIHIRPDKHYNSI; from the coding sequence ATGACACTTGTACATAACTGGCATTTAGGGAGACGTATGGAGTATCCCTATTTTGAATCCAGGCCGAAACATCAATTTGCTGCCGTGTTTAATATTAACAGGTGTATTGCATGTCAAACATGCACCATGGCATGTAAAAGTACCTGGACTTTTAATAAAGGGCAGGAGTTCATGTGGTGGAATAACGTCGAGACAAAACCTTACGGTGGATTTCCGCAATCATGGGATGTTAAGACGCTCAAGTTGATTGATAGTCCTGATAACATTTGGTACACAGATGATAAAGACAAAGAGACCTCGCAATATGGTACAGGAGCGCCTTATGGCACCTATGAGGGGGATACCATTTTCGAGGTGGCAAAAAAGAAGAATATTAACCAGTGGGCAGTGGGGTATATTCCGGAAGACAAGGAGTGGCGGTCGCCGAATTTTGGAGAAGATACAGCGAAGAGCAGCAATCAGCCGGGAGAATATTCAACGTTGCCGGAGCATAGCCGCTGGTTTTTTTACCTTCAGAGGATATGTAATCATTGTACTTATCCCGGATGTTTGGCGGCCTGTCCCAGAAAGGCTATTTACAAAAGAAAAGAAGATGGGATTGTGCTGATAGACCAAAAACGGTGCCGTGGCTACAGGAAGTGTGTGGAGCAGTGTCCTTATAAGAAGCCGATGTATAGGGGTTTGACCAGGGTTAGTGAAAAGTGTATTGCCTGTTATCCGAGAATTGAGGGTCGTGATTCACTGACGGACGGACGTCCGATGGAAACGAGATGTATGTCTGCTTGTGTTGGGCAAATACGTTTACAGGGATTCCTTGACGACAACCCGAAAAATCCGATTACATGGTTAATAAGACATCAAAAGATAGCACTGCCACTGTATCCACAGTTTGGCACGGAACCTAACATTTATTATATTCCTCCAAGATGGGCTCCAAGGGCATATTTAAGACAGATGTTTGGGCCAGGTGTGGATGAGGCAATTGAAAAGTTTATGGTGCCTTCAAGGGAATTGCTAGCGGTAATGTCATTGTTCAGGATGACTCAGACAATTGTGTATGAATATAAGATCGAAGAAGGCCCGAAGGTGTTTGAGACGGAGATCCACGGTAAAAAATTTACGATGTATAATGACACGGTAATTGGATTTGGCGAAGATGGCAAGGAAGTGGTACGAACTACGGTGGAAGAACCGATACACATTAGACCCGATAAGCATTATAACTCGATTTAA